In one window of Helianthus annuus cultivar XRQ/B chromosome 17, HanXRQr2.0-SUNRISE, whole genome shotgun sequence DNA:
- the LOC110902429 gene encoding CASP-like protein 1E2, which translates to MERQNKVAMINGGRRDMAVRVLALVLTLAAAVVVGVNKQSTTVPITIVASLPPVYLPVTAKWLHMSAFVYFVIANVIACSYTAISLILTSLATKGGIKKVSIMVTILDLMVVALLFSAIGASSAVGLIGYRGNSHVRWEKVCNTFDKFCHQVMAAMALSFVACLAYLLLVVLAIFNVYKKL; encoded by the exons ATGGAGAGGCAGAACAAGGTGGCGATGATCAACGGTGGGCGTAGGGATATGGCGGTGAGGGTGTTAGCGTTGGTGCTAACTCTGGCGGCAGCCGTTGTTGTCGGAGTGAATAAGCAGTCAACAACCGTACCCATCACAATTGTTGCCTCGCTGCCGCCGGTTTACTTGCCGGTCACTGCTAAATGGCTTCACATGTCTGCTTTTGt GTATTTTGTGATTGCAAATGTAATAGCATGCTCTTATACGGCAATCTCTTTGATCCTAACATCATTAGCAACTAAAGGTGGAATAAAGAAGGTATCGATAATGGTAACCATTTTAGATCTAATGGTGGTTGCGCTCCTCTTCTCAGCAATTGGCGCTAGCAGTGCTGTTGGTCTTATTGGCTACCGAGGCAACTCACATGTACGATGGGAGAAGGTGTGCAATACGTTTGATAAGTTTTGCCACCAAGTCATGGCGGCAATGGCCTTGTCTTTCGTCGCCTGCTTGGCCTATCTTTTACTCGTCGTGTTAGCTATTTTCAATGTTTACAAGAAGCTTTAG